In Saccharothrix violaceirubra, the following are encoded in one genomic region:
- a CDS encoding AraC family transcriptional regulator, translated as MLRLQHSGIWYRNRTATVTPPATICAALIGNTVASLSAAGADPAAIERTLGFGLERLADPDEQLPLGHQARLERESPRLTGDPAIALHLAARCRGNGGDVGIVGHLAAHSPTVGDGFHQVIRYANLLGTGIVLTLRRRDPTAELFYVRTDPTTATVQGAERALAETVMTLRQLAGDALDPVIARFRHPSPAYAAEYRAVFGDAVRFGQTDDSVTFPSAVLDLPSPQAQPYINRVLTEHANALLERADATRPYRRRVEESILLQLPHGPAGIDRTARALGMSRQTLYRRLKDEGTSFQALLDDIRRRSAARYLAEPDRALGDVAFLLGFNDYSAFHRAVRRWFGVSPHAYRQQSR; from the coding sequence GTGCTGCGGTTACAGCATTCTGGCATCTGGTACCGGAACCGGACGGCGACGGTGACACCCCCTGCGACGATCTGCGCGGCGCTGATCGGCAACACGGTCGCATCGCTGTCCGCCGCCGGCGCCGACCCGGCGGCGATCGAGCGCACGCTCGGGTTCGGCCTCGAAAGGCTGGCCGACCCGGACGAGCAACTGCCGTTGGGTCATCAGGCCCGGTTGGAACGGGAGTCGCCAAGACTCACCGGCGACCCCGCCATCGCGCTGCACCTGGCCGCGCGATGCCGGGGAAACGGCGGCGACGTCGGGATCGTCGGTCACCTGGCCGCGCACAGCCCCACTGTCGGCGACGGCTTCCACCAGGTGATCCGGTACGCCAACCTGCTCGGGACGGGGATCGTCCTCACGCTGCGACGGCGAGATCCCACCGCGGAATTGTTCTACGTCAGGACCGATCCCACCACGGCAACCGTGCAGGGCGCCGAGAGGGCGTTGGCCGAGACCGTCATGACGCTCCGGCAACTGGCCGGCGACGCCCTCGACCCGGTGATCGCACGGTTCCGCCACCCATCGCCTGCGTACGCCGCCGAATACCGGGCGGTTTTCGGCGATGCCGTGCGCTTTGGCCAGACGGACGACAGCGTGACGTTTCCGTCGGCGGTACTGGACCTGCCCTCACCGCAAGCGCAGCCCTACATCAACCGTGTCCTGACCGAGCACGCCAACGCGTTGCTGGAGCGTGCCGACGCCACCAGGCCGTACCGTCGACGGGTCGAGGAGAGCATCCTGCTCCAGCTCCCCCACGGACCGGCCGGCATCGACCGAACCGCCCGCGCCCTCGGCATGAGCCGCCAGACCTTGTACCGCCGCTTGAAGGACGAAGGCACCTCGTTCCAGGCTTTGCTCGACGACATCCGCCGCCGGTCAGCCGCCCGATACCTGGCCGAGCCCGACCGTGCGCTCGGTGACGTGGCGTTCCTGCTTGGCTTCAACGACTACAGCGCTTTCCACCGCGCGGTACGGCGTTGGTTCGGCGTGAGCCCGCACGCCTACCGACAGCAATCACGTTGA
- a CDS encoding toxin-antitoxin system YwqK family antitoxin encodes MITMRVGFDEVDIQDDLRVTHQGVPFTGEVVEHAPDGRIVALTTYFDGMEDGPYAEWYPTGEPKAAGTVRYGTAVGVHESWHRDGGLAGRDEFDDAGRLLRRLRWAADGTVIDDRDKT; translated from the coding sequence GTGATCACCATGCGAGTCGGGTTCGACGAGGTCGACATCCAGGACGACCTGCGCGTCACGCACCAGGGCGTGCCGTTCACCGGTGAGGTCGTCGAGCACGCGCCCGACGGGCGGATCGTCGCGTTGACGACGTACTTCGACGGGATGGAGGACGGCCCCTACGCGGAGTGGTACCCGACTGGCGAGCCCAAGGCCGCGGGCACCGTTCGCTACGGCACCGCGGTCGGCGTGCACGAGTCCTGGCACCGCGACGGTGGTCTCGCGGGCCGCGACGAGTTCGACGACGCCGGAAGATTGCTGCGCCGGCTGCGCTGGGCCGCGGACGGCACCGTGATCGACGATCGCGACAAGACGTGA
- a CDS encoding M23 family metallopeptidase, producing the protein MVGVTMATVLVGGVGNATPVDEFADLDATAALVDDFEATEGLEDTELDEVTLAKAPKFQLPFKCGQVWLGTTYNGHWPSKESARDFWRDGGKTKGQPILAAAGGKVISAKYGSRQGWGVSLNNGDGYRTYYFHMTSKPKVKNGQKVKQGDLLGYVGDTGQAKGNPHMHYSVTKVTGGKEKGIKPYFDGKFHKPGTKAKSKNKCR; encoded by the coding sequence ATGGTCGGGGTCACGATGGCGACGGTGTTGGTCGGCGGCGTCGGCAACGCCACTCCGGTCGACGAGTTCGCCGACCTCGACGCGACGGCGGCACTGGTCGACGACTTCGAGGCGACCGAGGGCCTTGAGGACACCGAACTGGACGAGGTGACCTTGGCCAAGGCGCCGAAGTTCCAACTGCCGTTCAAGTGCGGCCAGGTCTGGCTTGGCACGACCTACAACGGCCACTGGCCGTCCAAGGAGTCCGCGCGGGACTTCTGGCGCGACGGCGGCAAGACCAAGGGCCAGCCCATCCTTGCCGCCGCCGGCGGCAAGGTGATCAGCGCGAAGTACGGCTCGCGACAGGGCTGGGGCGTCTCCCTGAACAACGGCGACGGCTACCGGACCTACTACTTCCACATGACGAGCAAGCCCAAGGTCAAGAACGGCCAGAAGGTCAAGCAGGGCGACCTGCTCGGCTACGTCGGCGACACGGGGCAGGCCAAGGGAAATCCGCACATGCACTACAGCGTCACCAAGGTGACCGGCGGCAAGGAGAAGGGCATCAAGCCCTACTTCGACGGCAAGTTCCACAAGCCCGGCACCAAGGCGAAGAGCAAGAACAAGTGCCGCTAG
- a CDS encoding MauE/DoxX family redox-associated membrane protein, which produces MNALTEFAEAQPPLLALLLVVAGAAKLLPVVRGSGIAPTGVLALVPRRYRGAASTTLACAEVTLGIALLCIPALSVRLAVAASFAAAVLVVGFLWRRKPEAGCGCFGDLSGERVGARTLVRTCVVAVLAGIALGGRAPVSATLTDLTAVHVTTMVIEVGVIAALSPELALWWVRLRGRSVPCAYRRVPSAHALGKLRAHAEWHRYAELLTAAEPFDEWRDLCWQMFAFPGCRDGLDVDVVFAVHLDGRGPEVRVAVVTAADTGESVVAGV; this is translated from the coding sequence GTGAACGCGCTGACGGAGTTCGCCGAAGCGCAACCGCCGCTGCTCGCGCTGCTGCTCGTGGTGGCCGGCGCCGCGAAGCTGCTCCCGGTGGTGCGGGGGTCGGGTATCGCCCCGACCGGGGTACTCGCCCTGGTTCCGCGGCGCTACCGCGGCGCGGCATCGACGACGCTGGCCTGCGCGGAGGTGACCCTGGGGATCGCCCTGCTGTGCATCCCGGCATTGTCCGTGCGGCTGGCGGTCGCCGCTTCGTTCGCTGCCGCGGTCCTCGTCGTGGGCTTTCTGTGGCGGCGCAAGCCGGAAGCGGGTTGCGGGTGCTTCGGCGACCTCAGCGGCGAGCGCGTCGGTGCCAGGACACTGGTCCGCACGTGCGTAGTCGCCGTGCTCGCCGGCATCGCCCTCGGCGGACGGGCTCCGGTGTCCGCAACGCTGACCGACCTCACCGCCGTGCATGTCACCACGATGGTGATCGAGGTGGGCGTGATCGCCGCACTGTCGCCGGAACTCGCCCTGTGGTGGGTGAGGCTGCGTGGTCGCTCGGTGCCCTGCGCGTACCGTCGGGTTCCTTCCGCGCACGCGCTGGGCAAGCTGCGTGCACACGCGGAATGGCACCGGTACGCGGAGCTGCTGACCGCCGCCGAACCGTTCGACGAGTGGCGTGACCTGTGCTGGCAGATGTTCGCCTTTCCCGGCTGTCGGGACGGCCTGGACGTCGACGTCGTGTTCGCGGTGCACCTGGACGGTCGCGGGCCGGAGGTCCGGGTGGCCGTCGTGACCGCCGCCGACACCGGGGAATCGGTCGTTGCCGGAGTGTGA
- a CDS encoding twin-arginine translocation signal domain-containing protein yields MSDERHSVSRRTFLTAAAIGGTAAAVGGLNGVAAQADPSAELPPAYEGDLVAVRGDRLIMVTPMEGELVIPVSHRTSTWFGGQSSLDALRPGQDITIGLDETGFGDRLWADITRIKGVITSVSGNDFEVDPGNGGHPRVLHLPDTARAALRGDYTRWENGYLVDIIGLRRDDSAVAVQAAAPQPGYHVDEMPEFGAAAGYPDLSDAAARQFDGKITWFDDAECKCKSRCRGHNAHASWSRVDKCDFMPARCRRIPVLSCGRKITVHNKCNKKSLSVEVIDCGPDNKRFCDSCTKCGRSPKGRIADLTKPTYVRIGGSLNAGCFTGWAKV; encoded by the coding sequence ATGTCCGACGAGCGTCACTCCGTTTCCCGCAGGACGTTCCTCACCGCGGCTGCCATCGGCGGGACAGCCGCGGCAGTAGGCGGCCTGAACGGGGTCGCGGCCCAGGCCGACCCCTCCGCCGAATTGCCGCCCGCCTACGAGGGCGACCTGGTGGCGGTCCGCGGCGACCGGCTGATCATGGTCACGCCGATGGAGGGGGAACTGGTCATTCCGGTTTCCCACCGCACGTCCACGTGGTTCGGCGGCCAGTCGTCGCTCGACGCGCTGCGGCCCGGCCAGGACATCACCATCGGACTCGACGAAACCGGTTTCGGCGACCGGCTGTGGGCGGACATCACCAGGATCAAGGGTGTGATCACGTCGGTGTCCGGCAACGACTTCGAGGTGGACCCCGGCAACGGCGGGCACCCGCGGGTACTGCACCTGCCGGACACGGCACGCGCGGCTCTGCGCGGTGACTACACCCGGTGGGAGAACGGGTACCTGGTCGACATCATCGGCCTGCGGCGCGACGACAGCGCGGTGGCCGTGCAGGCCGCCGCACCCCAGCCGGGCTACCACGTCGACGAGATGCCGGAGTTCGGCGCCGCGGCCGGCTACCCCGACCTGTCCGACGCGGCAGCCAGGCAGTTCGACGGGAAGATCACCTGGTTCGACGACGCGGAATGCAAGTGCAAGTCCCGGTGCCGGGGCCACAACGCACACGCGTCGTGGTCCCGGGTGGACAAATGCGACTTCATGCCCGCCCGCTGCCGGCGGATCCCGGTCTTGTCGTGCGGTCGGAAGATCACCGTGCACAACAAGTGCAACAAGAAGTCGCTCAGCGTCGAGGTGATCGACTGCGGGCCCGACAACAAGAGGTTCTGCGACAGCTGCACGAAGTGCGGCAGGAGCCCCAAGGGGCGGATCGCCGATCTGACCAAACCGACCTACGTCCGCATCGGCGGCAGCCTGAACGCGGGCTGCTTCACCGGCTGGGCCAAGGTGTGA
- a CDS encoding Vgb family protein: MAHRLGKVVGGAGLIAVVAALVTTTTATGAPPDAVKQFPLPTPDAAPGDITTGPDGNLWLTEAGTSPGRIAKVTPDGRVTEYPLPAADAIPTSITAGPDGKVWFTQSIGETSTGKIGTITPTGQITEYTLPTADTTPIDLVTGRDRNVWFIESIGESGDHRIGKITKDGRVTEYALPSASTFVGDIALGPDGNVWFTESVGTEESTGRIAKITPAGQITEYALPAGADAAGLAPGADGNVWFAESFLDAGTKLAKITPAGQITEYALPSADVFVNQVASGPDSAVWFSEVTGENPVTKLAKITKDGKVTEYALPSADSDVAGLTAGPDRKVWFTDPTTNTVGTVVNP, encoded by the coding sequence ATGGCACATCGCCTTGGCAAAGTCGTCGGCGGTGCCGGGTTGATCGCCGTGGTGGCCGCGCTGGTCACCACGACGACGGCCACCGGTGCCCCGCCCGACGCCGTCAAGCAGTTCCCGCTGCCCACCCCGGACGCCGCTCCCGGCGACATCACCACGGGCCCGGACGGCAACCTGTGGCTCACCGAGGCGGGCACGAGTCCGGGCAGGATCGCGAAGGTGACCCCGGACGGGCGGGTCACCGAGTATCCGCTGCCGGCGGCGGACGCCATCCCGACGAGCATCACCGCGGGTCCGGACGGCAAGGTCTGGTTCACCCAGTCGATCGGCGAGACCAGCACGGGCAAGATCGGGACCATCACCCCGACGGGGCAGATCACCGAGTACACCCTGCCCACCGCGGACACCACCCCGATCGACCTGGTGACGGGGCGCGACCGCAACGTGTGGTTCATCGAGTCGATCGGCGAGTCCGGCGACCACAGGATCGGGAAGATCACGAAGGACGGCAGGGTCACCGAGTACGCCCTGCCCTCGGCGTCCACCTTCGTCGGCGACATCGCCCTCGGCCCCGACGGCAACGTCTGGTTCACCGAGTCGGTCGGCACGGAGGAATCCACCGGCAGGATCGCGAAGATCACCCCGGCGGGGCAGATCACCGAGTACGCCCTGCCCGCCGGAGCGGACGCGGCCGGCCTCGCCCCCGGCGCCGACGGCAACGTCTGGTTCGCGGAGTCCTTCCTCGACGCCGGCACGAAGCTCGCCAAGATCACGCCAGCCGGGCAGATCACCGAGTACGCCCTGCCCTCGGCCGACGTGTTCGTGAACCAGGTCGCGTCCGGCCCGGACAGCGCCGTGTGGTTCAGCGAGGTGACGGGCGAGAACCCGGTCACCAAGTTGGCCAAGATCACGAAGGACGGCAAGGTGACCGAGTACGCCCTGCCCTCGGCCGACTCGGACGTGGCCGGTTTGACCGCCGGCCCGGACCGGAAGGTGTGGTTCACCGACCCCACCACCAACACCGTGGGCACGGTCGTCAACCCCTGA
- a CDS encoding AfsR/SARP family transcriptional regulator: MRFRLLGALDVRDATGAVVFVGPRQRAILAALLLRANEVASVGYLADAAWEVLPAKPHSNVRTYISGLRRRLGDGPGSGERLLTRPGGYVLRVAPAELDLTVFEELAGQGERAMLSGDLHRAVQRFEESLGQWRGKPLEGLSVGTPLRAELSRLEERRLTVVERHGEAAIGLGRHEGLIANLRLLVEDYPFRERLWAQLMLALNLAGRQAEALRAFHDARRMLDEELGVDPGPELGELHQRILRGEIEPAPPVSARILVGAAPDDGRTAVTGGGRRGVPSATASDPAPSQLPPDIGDFVGREPELRQVIDRLTHEDDTMVLPVAVLSGQRGIGKTTLAVHVAHRLRCHYPDGQLYLDLGGSGSVPRDARSLLTQLLRSLGIVVSDPAVDLADLSGLFRAGLAGRRVLIVLDDAVRAEQVRPLLPGDARCGVIITSQSRLTDLPATVRVRLPPLTETDAVELLGEVAGAHRLRSGYDDAVELVRLCDALPLAVRAAGARLAAKPHWPIGQLVFRLSDEHHRLDRLDIGDLTVRARLAASYGSLDATTQRAFCLVSLMESDEFRACAAAPLLEVPVGKATDLLEALVDAQLIEATPARDGIRYRMPVLVRLYAREKAVTMCDATS; encoded by the coding sequence ATGAGATTCCGACTGCTGGGTGCGTTGGACGTTCGGGACGCCACGGGTGCCGTCGTGTTCGTCGGCCCCCGACAGCGTGCGATCCTCGCCGCGTTGCTCCTGCGGGCGAACGAAGTGGCGAGCGTCGGTTACCTCGCGGACGCGGCTTGGGAGGTGCTGCCGGCCAAGCCCCACTCCAACGTCCGCACCTACATCTCCGGCTTGCGCCGGCGGTTGGGGGACGGACCCGGATCGGGCGAGCGCCTGCTCACCCGCCCCGGTGGGTACGTGTTGCGCGTCGCCCCGGCCGAGCTGGACCTGACGGTCTTCGAGGAACTCGCCGGCCAGGGTGAGAGGGCCATGCTGTCCGGGGACCTCCATCGGGCTGTGCAGCGATTCGAGGAGAGCCTGGGGCAGTGGAGGGGCAAGCCTCTGGAGGGCTTGTCGGTGGGCACGCCGCTGCGGGCGGAACTCTCTCGCCTCGAGGAGCGCCGGCTGACCGTCGTCGAGCGGCACGGTGAGGCGGCGATCGGCCTGGGACGGCACGAGGGTCTGATCGCGAACCTGCGGTTATTGGTCGAGGACTACCCGTTCCGGGAGCGGCTGTGGGCACAGTTGATGCTCGCGCTGAACCTCGCCGGGCGGCAGGCCGAGGCGTTGCGCGCCTTTCACGACGCCCGCCGGATGTTGGACGAGGAGTTGGGGGTCGATCCGGGGCCGGAGCTGGGGGAGTTGCACCAGCGGATCCTGCGCGGCGAAATCGAACCGGCGCCGCCGGTGTCCGCGCGAATCCTGGTGGGCGCGGCGCCGGATGACGGCCGGACCGCGGTCACCGGGGGTGGGCGCCGCGGGGTGCCGTCGGCCACCGCGTCCGACCCGGCCCCGAGCCAGTTGCCCCCGGACATCGGCGACTTCGTGGGCCGGGAGCCGGAGCTGCGCCAGGTGATCGACCGGCTCACCCACGAGGACGACACCATGGTGTTGCCGGTCGCGGTGCTGTCCGGGCAACGCGGCATCGGCAAGACCACGTTGGCGGTCCACGTGGCGCACCGGTTGCGCTGCCACTACCCCGACGGGCAGCTGTACCTGGACCTGGGGGGTTCCGGATCGGTGCCGCGGGACGCCAGAAGCCTGTTGACCCAACTGCTGCGTTCGCTGGGCATCGTGGTGTCGGACCCGGCGGTCGATCTCGCGGACCTCAGCGGCTTGTTCCGGGCCGGGCTGGCCGGCCGGCGTGTGCTGATCGTGCTGGACGACGCGGTGCGCGCCGAGCAGGTCCGGCCGTTGCTCCCGGGCGACGCGCGATGCGGTGTGATCATCACGTCGCAGTCCCGGTTGACGGACCTGCCCGCGACGGTCAGGGTGCGGCTGCCACCGCTGACGGAAACCGATGCGGTCGAACTGCTCGGCGAGGTCGCCGGCGCGCACCGGCTGCGGAGCGGGTACGACGACGCGGTCGAGCTGGTGCGGCTGTGCGACGCGCTGCCGTTGGCGGTTCGCGCCGCGGGCGCCCGGCTCGCCGCCAAACCGCACTGGCCGATCGGGCAACTCGTGTTCCGGCTGTCCGACGAACACCACCGACTCGATCGGTTGGACATCGGCGACTTGACGGTGCGGGCCCGGCTCGCGGCGAGCTACGGCAGCCTCGACGCCACCACGCAACGTGCCTTCTGCCTGGTAAGCCTGATGGAGTCTGACGAATTCCGGGCCTGCGCGGCGGCACCGCTGCTGGAAGTTCCGGTCGGCAAGGCGACCGATCTGCTGGAGGCGCTGGTGGACGCCCAGCTCATCGAGGCCACGCCCGCGCGCGACGGTATCCGCTATCGCATGCCCGTTCTGGTTCGGCTGTACGCGCGGGAGAAGGCGGTCACGATGTGCGACGCCACTTCCTGA